CGGAGTTCGGGCATTTTTCTCCGTGCCACAAGGGCTCGAACGCTCAAGGATCGCTTGAGCCCGGCGGGGCCGGGGCGCTGACGGGGCGACAGCCGGGGCCGCGGGCCGGAGCGTGGTGGCGGGGCCACCACCCGCCGCCGGTGCGGGGCGCGCACCGCGGCACGAGGAGGGCCGAGGGGGTGCGGGCCGGAAAGTGTGTATCCGACCTACCTGGGCCTCGGCCGGGCCGCCGGAGACGGTGGAGGGGTCCCAGCGATCGCAGCTCCGGGCCCGGCGGATTCCGGGCGTCGAGACCCCGAGGAGCGTCATGAGTGCCACTCTCCACACGGTGGAAGCCCCGGCCCTGCCGCCCGGTCCGGCGGCCGGTGCGTCACGGGCCCTGGTCGCGTCGGTGCTGTCCTCGCTGCGCCGCCGCGACCAGCGGCACAAGGGCGAGCTGTACGTGAACGGGCTCCTGCACGCCCCGGGCCGCAAGACGATGCGCAATCTGGCCGCGAGCACGGACGAGCCGGCGGCGGAGCAGAGCCTGCACCACTTCATCAGCTGCTCGACGTGGGACTGGTCCCCGCTGCGGGCGGAGCTGGCGGCCCGGATGGACCAGCTGCTCGCGCCGAAGGCCTGGGTGGTGCGCCCGCTGGTCATTCCGAAGACGGGCCGTCATTCGGTGGGCGTGGGGCGCCGGTTCGTCCCGCAGCTCGGGCAGGTGGTCAACAGCCAGCACGGGTACGGACTCTGGCTGGCCTCGGGGGCCGCATCGGCCCCGGTGAACTGGCGGCTGTCGCTGTCCGGCGACTGGCTGGAGGACACCGAGATGCGCCAGCGGGCGGCGATACCCGACTCGGTGGACGCCGGTTCCGCGGAGGGCCTCGTCCTGGACATGGCGCTGGAGACGGCGGGCTGGGGGGTGACCCGGCTGCCCGTGGTGACGGACGCACGCGAGGAGGCGGTGCCCTCGATGGTGCGGGCCTTCTCCCGGGCCGGGCTGCCCTTCCTGCTGCGGATCGGTGGCAGTACGGGCCTGCTGGCCCCGGCTCTGTCCGGTAGCGGGAGCCGGTCCGTGTCGGCCCCGGCGGGACACCTCGCCGAACTGGCACGCTCCCAGCGCCGGCCGGTGGAGTGGTTCGAGCCGGTGGGTAGGGGGCTGCCGAAGACCTCGCTGGTGTCCCTGCTGCCGGTACGGCTGCCTGGGCCGCGTCAGGCGTTCGACGGGGTGCCGTCGGCGGACGCGCCGCTGACGCTGGTGGGGGTGTGGTCGCCGAACAGCCGCGAGGCATCGGAGCTGTGGCTGACGAACCTGGCCGGTGCGAGCCGGAGCACACTGCTGGGGCTGGGCAGGCTGATCGGGCGGGCCGATGCCGATTTCACGGGCACGAGCCTGCCGGTGGGGGCGCTGGACTTCGAGGGCCGCTCGTACCACGGCTGGCACCGGCACGTGACCCTGGTGTCGCTGGCGCACGCGGTGCGGCTGCTGGGCCCGGGGGCGCGCCGGCCGCACGTCGGCCGGGTCGCGCTCACGCCGGTTCCCATGACCGGGGGTCGTCGGGTGCGGGACTCTGGAAGATACGTGCCCGTTGCAGGCGCAGGGCGAGCTGGAGTTCCAGCGAGCGTTCCGGTTGCTGCCAGTCCGGGCCGAGCAGCTGGGTGATGCGCTCCAGCCTGCGGGAGACCGTGTTGGGGTGGACGTAGAGGATCTCGCCGGCCCGGGTGGGGCTGCCGGCGGCGGTGAACCAGCCGTCGAGGGTCTCGACGAGGTTGCCGAACCGCTCGGCGTCGTGGTCGAGGAGCGGGCCGAGGGTGCGTTCCACGAACCCGGGGGCGTCGTGCTCGTCGCCGAGCAGCATGCCGATGAACCCGAGGTCGCGGGCGGCGGCCGAGCGCCCGGCGCCGCCGAGCGCGGTGAGGGCGTCCAGGCAGCGGACGGCCTCCTGGTGGGCGCGGCGGACCGCGTCCGGGCCCCGGGCGACCCGGGCCGCCCCCGCCGTGACGGGTGCGCCGGTGGCCTCGGCGAGTTCCGCGCGGACCTGGGCGGCGCAGGCGGCCGGGTCGTCCCCGGGCAGGAGGAGGGCGAGCCGGTCGCCCTGGACGGTCTTCATGCCCCGGTGGCGGCGGGCGTGGCCGGCGGCCCAGCTCTCGACGAGGTCGGCCGCCGCGTTACGGGGACGGGCGACGACCATGACGTGGGGGCGTTCCAGACGGTCCGCCAGCCGCCGGGAGCGCCGCTCCAGGCCCTCGGCGGACCCGTCCCAGGTGACGAGGTCCTCCAGGAGGTCGTCGTCGGCCCGCCCCCCGACGTCCGTGGAACGCTGCATGACGAGCAGCAGGGACACGGTGCGTGCGTAGGAGAGGATCTTCTCGCCGGGCCACCCCGAGGTGCCGGTGGCCGGCTCCGCAGGGTGGAAGTGGAGCGAGCCGACGTCCTCGGAACGGACGGAGAGCGGCACGACCAGGGTGCCGCCGGTCAGCGGGCAGGCGATGCCGGTGGCCGCGGCGTTGAGCCGTACGCGCTCCAGTTCGGCACTGTCGGGGCGGGGGGTGTGGCCGTGCCCGGCGAGGCGTTCGCCGCCCGGACCCCGGACGGAGATGCCGCCGCCCAGCTCGGCGACGGCGCGGGCCAGGAGTTCGTCCATGCCGATGCCCTCCAGGACGAGGCGGACCAGGTCGTCCTGGAGGTTCTTGGCCTGCAGGGCGTCACTGAGTCCGGCGCGGGCCCTGGTCCCGGCGTCCTCGAGGACGGTGTTGGCGGCCTGCACGGTCTCCAGCAGGCGGGAGGTCTCGATGGCGACGGCGGAGAGGTCGGCGAGGGAGCACATGAGCGACACGTCGTCAGGGGTGAAGTGCCGGGTCCTGCGCTCGGCCACGTAGAGGAAGCCCAGGCAGCGGTCGCCGGCGCGCAGCGGGACGCCGAGCACGGCGTGGAGGGACTCGGCCTGCAGGAGGTCTTCGAGGGCGTCCGTGTGGCCGGCCCCGTCGTCGGCCAGATGGTCCGCGGTCCAGAAGGGGCCCGGCAGTTCGCCCAGGGTGCCGCCGGCGAGGGCGGCCGCGGGTATGCGGTGGCCGGCGGTGCGGGCGCTGACGGCACCGTCCGCGGTGCCCACGGTCAGGTCTCCGGTGGTCTCGTCGGCCAGGGCGGTGCAGGCGAGGTCCGTGTTGAGCAGCAGCCGGGCGCGGCGGGTGATCAGACGGAGGGTGGCGTCGAGCCGGGAGGGCGCGGTGAGGTCGAGGGCGGTGCCGACGAGCGCGGCGAGTTCGGCCTCGCGCTGGCGGCGCCTCTCGAAGAGGGCGTTGACTTCCAGGGCGAGGCCCTTGGCGCGGGTCAGCTGGTCGATCAGGTGGGGCGCGGCGCCGGAGCGGCGGGCGCGGGCGACGAGCTGCTCGTACGCGTGGGCCGGTGCCTCCTCCGCGAGGAGTTCGAGAATGTGCAGGACCTCGGTCCCGGTCTGCGAGTCCTCCTCTGTCATCCCAGCCCCCCAGCGGATGAATCGGCCTGATCCTGACGACCCGGGGAACGTAACCGGCCCGCCGACAGGGCGTCAACCGGCTTCCGGCGGGCAGGTCGGCGGCAGCCGCGGTGACCGGGCCACCGCGGGAGGGCCGTGCCGGGGCGCCGGGGGGTTCTCCGAACACCTTGAGCGGCGGCGCGCCCCGTACCTACGCTGGCAGGTTCGCCGCGGCGCGGGGGCGCGGGAGGGGTGGGCGCGGGCCGGGCGGGCCCGGCGGGCGGGAAGTCCCGGGAACGGGCGGGGCGTTACTCCGCCGGTTCACGAGCTGTTCTGCCTCACGGCGCGAACGGATCCCGAGCGGTGCCGGAGGATCGGCGGGCCGGGGCCGGGACGGCCACGGCGGTCAGCAGGATTCCGTCCGCCACCGTCCACCGGCCGGTCAGCCCGGTCAGGGCCCGGCCGTCGAGCACCGGTCCGGGGATCCGCATCCGGGCGGTGAACGTCCGTGCGGCCGGGTCGAGTTCGAGTTCTGCGGAGTCGAAGTCCAGGGTCCGGTGGGTGAGCGGGGACCAGGCCTTGAACACGGACTCCTTGGCGCTGAACAGCAGCCGGCCCCAGTGGGTGCCGGGGTGGCGGCGGGCGAGTTCGCGCAGCTGCTCGCGCTCGGTGGCCGAGGCGACTCCCCGGGTCACGCCCGGCGGCAGCGCCAGGTGCGGCTCCGCGTCGATGCCCAGCGCCCGCCAGCGGTCGGCGGGCGCCAGGGCGGCGCCCCGGTAGCCCTCGCAGTGGGTGAGGGAGCCGGTCGTGCCGGCGGGCCACAGGGGTTCGCCGCGGCGGCCGGTGAGCACCGGCCCGGCGGCCCGCCCGAGGGCGGCGAGCGCCCGGTGGGCGCACACGCGGGCCGTGGCGAACTCGCGGCGCCGCTCCTCGACGGCGTCGCGGACCAGGGCCCGCTCCTGCGCGAAGAGGAGTTCCGGCGGGAACTCCCCGTGGGTGTCGGCCGAGACCGTCCCGGGCGGGAGGATCTCCTCGATCACGCGGTCGTCACGTCCGGACGCCGATGAAGAGGCCCCGCCCGGACGGGCCGCCCTCCTGGAACTCGACGGCGAGGCCGGCGCGGACGAAGGCCAGCTCGTAGGCCTCGCGCGTGAAGAGGGTGATGAGGTGGGTCTCGGAGAGGTGCGCGATGTCCTGGCCGGGCTCGGCGATCAGGTAGTGCACGTCGATGCGGGTGGCGTCGCCCTCCAGCCGCGAGTGCGAGACGCGGGAGACGGTCTTGCCCTCGGCCTCGGTGATGGACGCGCCGACGAAGCCCGGGGTGAACGTGGCGGGGAACCACCAGGGTTCGACCAGGACGACGCCGCCCGGTTCGAGGTGGGCCGCGAAGCGGGCCAGGGCCGCGTCGAGTTCGGCCTGGTCGCGCATGTGGCCGATGGAGCTGAACATGCAGGTGACAGCGGAGAAGGTGGTGCCGATCGCGAAGTCGCGCATGTCGCCGAGGTGGACGGGGACGTCCGGGTTGCGGCGTACGGCGATGTCCCGCATGTCCGCGGAGATCTCCACGCCCTCGACGGTGTCGAAGGCCCGGGTGAGGTGTTCCAGGTGGAGGCCGGTGCCGCAGGCCACGTCGAGGAGGCTGCGGGCGCCGGGGGCGCGGGAGGCGACCAGGGCGGCCAGGTCGGCCGCCTCGTTCGCGTAGTCCTTGCCCTTGCCCTGGTGGACCAGGTCGTAGAGGCGGGCTATGCCGTCCGCGTAGCCGCTGTCCGCGGGGGCTTCGGTGGTGGTCACGTCGTCTCTCCTTGGCTGGGGTGTGCGGTGTGGGGGCGGCCCCGTCGGGCCGCGAGGCGTTCGAGGGCCGGGACGAGTTCGGCCGGCGCCGGGTCGGCGAGGGCCTCGTCGCGCAGCCGGTGCGCGGCCGCGGTGATCGAGGGGTCGGTGAGGGCCCGTACGACCGCTTCGCGCAGGGAGGCGGCGTCGAGCTTCTCGGGCGGCAGGTCGATGCCGGCCCCCTGCCGCTCGTGCAGGCGGGCCTTGAGCGGGGCGTCCCACAGGGAGGCCACGATGATCTGGGGCACGCCGTGCAGGGTGGCGGTGTAGCCGGTGCCGGCGCCGCCGTGGTGGACGATCGCGGCGCAGGTCGGCAGCAGTGCGTCCATCGGGACGAAGTCGACGACCCGGATGTTGGCGGGGAGGGCCTCGCGGTCCTGGAGCTGGGTCGCGTCGAAGGTCGCGACGATCTCGGCGTCGATGTCGCCGAG
This genomic interval from Streptomyces sp. 840.1 contains the following:
- a CDS encoding helix-turn-helix domain-containing protein, with amino-acid sequence MTEEDSQTGTEVLHILELLAEEAPAHAYEQLVARARRSGAAPHLIDQLTRAKGLALEVNALFERRRQREAELAALVGTALDLTAPSRLDATLRLITRRARLLLNTDLACTALADETTGDLTVGTADGAVSARTAGHRIPAAALAGGTLGELPGPFWTADHLADDGAGHTDALEDLLQAESLHAVLGVPLRAGDRCLGFLYVAERRTRHFTPDDVSLMCSLADLSAVAIETSRLLETVQAANTVLEDAGTRARAGLSDALQAKNLQDDLVRLVLEGIGMDELLARAVAELGGGISVRGPGGERLAGHGHTPRPDSAELERVRLNAAATGIACPLTGGTLVVPLSVRSEDVGSLHFHPAEPATGTSGWPGEKILSYARTVSLLLVMQRSTDVGGRADDDLLEDLVTWDGSAEGLERRSRRLADRLERPHVMVVARPRNAAADLVESWAAGHARRHRGMKTVQGDRLALLLPGDDPAACAAQVRAELAEATGAPVTAGAARVARGPDAVRRAHQEAVRCLDALTALGGAGRSAAARDLGFIGMLLGDEHDAPGFVERTLGPLLDHDAERFGNLVETLDGWFTAAGSPTRAGEILYVHPNTVSRRLERITQLLGPDWQQPERSLELQLALRLQRARIFQSPAPDDPRSWEPA
- a CDS encoding 4'-phosphopantetheinyl transferase; its protein translation is MIEEILPPGTVSADTHGEFPPELLFAQERALVRDAVEERRREFATARVCAHRALAALGRAAGPVLTGRRGEPLWPAGTTGSLTHCEGYRGAALAPADRWRALGIDAEPHLALPPGVTRGVASATEREQLRELARRHPGTHWGRLLFSAKESVFKAWSPLTHRTLDFDSAELELDPAARTFTARMRIPGPVLDGRALTGLTGRWTVADGILLTAVAVPAPARRSSGTARDPFAP
- a CDS encoding bifunctional 2-polyprenyl-6-hydroxyphenol methylase/3-demethylubiquinol 3-O-methyltransferase UbiG; amino-acid sequence: MTTTEAPADSGYADGIARLYDLVHQGKGKDYANEAADLAALVASRAPGARSLLDVACGTGLHLEHLTRAFDTVEGVEISADMRDIAVRRNPDVPVHLGDMRDFAIGTTFSAVTCMFSSIGHMRDQAELDAALARFAAHLEPGGVVLVEPWWFPATFTPGFVGASITEAEGKTVSRVSHSRLEGDATRIDVHYLIAEPGQDIAHLSETHLITLFTREAYELAFVRAGLAVEFQEGGPSGRGLFIGVRT